CCGAAACGTCTCATTATCTTCAGCCGTGATGAGCTGAAACAATATGAAATGGCCCAAGTCTTCTCCGAGAAGAATTATCCAAGCATACGATATTTTCTAGGGGATGTCCGTGATCAGGAGCGTTTGCACAGGGCCTTCCGGGGAGTGGATTACGTTATACATGCGGCAGCCCTGAAACAGGTCCCGGCAGCAGAGTACAATCCCTTCGAAGCGATCAAAACCAACATTCTGGGGGCGCAGAACATCATCAATGTCGCCATTGATCAGGGGGTACAACGGGTCATTGCGCTCAGCACGGACAAGGCAGCCAATCCGATCAACCTCTATGGCGCAACGAAACTCTGTTCGGATAAGCTCTTCATTGCCGGAAACGCGTATGTTGGACACGGGCAGACAATCTTCAGCGTTGTCAGGTACGGAAACGTAGCAGGAAGCCGGGGGAGCGTGATTCCCTTTTTCCTGCAGTGCAGGTCGAAAGGGCTTCTGCCGATTACGGATCCCAGGATGACCCGTTTCTGGATAACCCTGGAACAGGGAGTGGACTTCGTTCTCTCCTGCCTGGAACGCATGGTTGGGGGAGAGCTCTTTGTCCCCAAATTGCCGAGCATGAACATCATGACCCTGGCAAAAGCCATCGCACCGGATTGCCCCATTGAAATCATAGGCATCCGGCCTGGAGAAAAAGTCCATGAAGTTATGATCCCGCGGGATGAGGCGATTCGCAGCATTGAATTTGAACATTACTACATCATTCAGCCGGATTTCCGTTTCTGGTCGCGCCGATATAACGGCCAGGGGGGAGAAACGCTTCCAGAGGATTTCGAATATAACTCCGGCACGAACGCCTGGCAGCTGTCCATCGAAGAAATGCGCGAGATAATTGAACGATTATGATTCCTTACGGCCGGCAATGCCTTGATGAATCCGACATCAAGGCAGTCATAGAAGTTCTTCGTTCCGATTGGCTGACCACGGGACCCAAGGTGGCCGAGTTCGAATCGAGCTTTGCCCGTTGTGCAGGTGTAAAACATGCGGTGGCAGTCAGCAGCGGAACGGCAGCCCTCCATGCAGCCATGTATGCACTCGGCATCGGGCCTGGTGATGAAGTCATCGTCCCGGCCATGACATTTGCCGCTTCGGCCAATTGTGTCGTATTCCAGGGTGGGACACCGGTCTTCGCCGATGTGGACCGTGAGACGCTCCTGATCGATCCCGGAAGCGTGGAGGAGAGAATCACTCCACGGACCAGGGCGATCGTTCCTGTCGACTATGCGGGGCAACCGTGCGATTACGATACCCTGCGCGACATCGCACACCGCCGTGGCCTGCAACTGGTGGATGACGCCTGCCATGCCCTGGGGGCGGCCTACAAGGGCCGGCCAGTAGGGTCCCTGACCGAACTGAGTTGCTTCAGTTTTCATCCCGTCAAGCATATTACCACCGGTGAGGGAGGCATGATCACCACGGACGATCCTGAACTGGCCCGGCGCATGCGAACCTTCCGGAATCACGGCATCACGACGGACCATCGAGAGCGGCAGAACACGGGGGCTTGGTTCTACGAGATGGTCGACCTGGGTTTCAATTACCGGCTGACGGATTTTCAATGCGCCCTCGGAATCAGCCAGCTTTCAAAACTGGCCGGTTGGATAGACCGGCGCAGGCGGATTGCGAGCCGTTATGACGAGGCTCTGGCCTCTGTCCCCGGAATCCGCCCGCTTTCTGTGCGCCCCGATGTCGTCCACGCATATCACCTCTATGTTGTGCGCCTGATGGGAGATCGCGATGAGGTCTTTAGGAGGCTTCGAGAGAGGGGGATCGGTGTGAATGTCCATTACATTCCGGTTCACCTGCACCCCTACTACCGGAAGCACTTCGGTACCGGTCCCGGCTTATGTCCCGTTGCCGAGGAGGCTTACGGACAGATTCTTTCTCTTCCCCTCTATCCGGGAATGACTGCCGAGGATGTAGAACGGGTCATTGGTGATCTTAAGGAGGTTACCGGCTGCTGTGGCACCTGACGGAGATTTGGGAGAGCGTCTGTCCTTCGATGATCGTTATTGGCTGTTCATCCGACATCGAAGATAGCAGCATTAGCATTTGTTTTGATTACTTTTCTTACGGAAACACCGCGGCGGGTAGAGGGGAATGTCGATGTCTGGCCGGGGTCACTGTATGGCTCCTGGAGAAGCCGATTGGATGAAACATTACCTTACTGTGTGTGAACCTGTTGTGAATCCAATCCTATGGCCTGAATGGCAGTGAGGGATAGACCGTGATCGATAAGAACTGTATGCAGAAGGAAATTTTCAGATGCTCCGAGGGGGATCGTTATTATCAGCGTAATAAACATGCCTTGGAAGAGGCATTAAAATCATCGGATTGTGATCCCATCATGCGGGCGATATCGGAGGTAGAGTTGCATCCTAAATCCATCCTGGAAATTGGATGCAGTAGTGGATGGCGTCTGCATGCACTTGGGGAGCACTATCAAGCAAAGTGTTTCGGCATTGATCCATCAATGAGGGCTATTCAGGATGGCATGAATCTCTTCCCTGAACTATCGCTTCAACAAGCTACAGCGGATGAAATTCCCTATACTGATCAAATGTTCGATCTGGTCATCCTCGGCTTCTGTCTCTATCTCTGTGACAGGAAAGATCTTTTTAAGATTGCCTGTGAAGTGGACCGTGTCTTGATGAACCTGGGAAAGCTGATTATCTTGGATTTCCACCCCCCCTTTCCGTATCGGAATGCATATTCACATTGCCCTGGTCTTTTTAGCTATAAAATGAATTATGCAAAACTCTTTACATGTAATCCAGCCTATTATCTAATTTACCAGAAAATATTTGCTAGTTCACCGGAGTTAATTAATATTCCAGATGAACGTATATCCGTAATGATGCTTAATAAAGACTATGATAATGCATATCCCGATTTCCCATACCAAAGAAAATGACATGAAAAGCGTTACCATTCATGTTGTCAATCTAGTTCGACATGCGAAAATCTGTTAAAGACACTAGAATATTTGATTTGTTTGAGGTTGTACCCCCCTGAGTCGGGATCTTATTTCTTAATGGGTCGAGGATGTTTTACAGATGCTGATTGAAGGCAAAAAGATAGTAGCTACTATTGAAGCAAGAATGACGTCTTCTCGGTTACCCGGCAAAGTTTTGCTGCCGGCTGACGGCGAGCCGATGCTGAAGCACCTTGTCGATCGGTTGCGGCAGGTTAAATCCATTCATAGCATTGTCCTTGCTACGACCGTAAACAAAGCGGATGATTGTCTGGAGGATTTTGCCAAAGAGCAAGCCATTGCCAGTTTCAGAGGCAGTGAGGATGACGTGATGGCCCGGGTTATCGATGCCGCCGATTCCGTGAGTGCTGATATTGTGGTGGAAATCACTGGAGATTGCCCCGTCATTGATCCATTGCTTGTCGAGCAGACGATACAGATGTTCCTTCGTAACCAGTGCGACTTCGCAAGTAATTCCTTCATTCGCAGTTATCCTGACGGAATGGATACCCAGGTTCTTTCCCTGAAAACGCTTAAACATTCTGCTGCCCTGACAACAGATCGGCTCGACCGTGAGCATGTAACGCTCCACATATGCAATCATCCTGAGCTCTTCCGACATGTCTACCTGATAGCATCTCCCGATTTACACTGGCCAGAGTTAGGATTGACCCTCGACGAGAGGAAAGATTATGAACTCCTGAAAAAGTTGATCGAACACTTCGGACCGTCAAATCCGTATTTCAGCTGCAGGGACATTATCGCTCTCCTCAGATCGAGACCCGAATGGGTGGCAATCAACCGGGAAGTGCTGCGGAAAGGAGCTACATGAGGCGGTTTCGGGCCGCAGTCGTGGGTTTGGGACAGATCGGACAGGGTTATGATTACAATTTGTCTGATGGTCGAACCGTTCTCACCCATGCTCGTGCCTATACATGTCACGAAGGATATGAGTTCGTAGCGGCTGTTGATACGGACGCCTCGCAGCGGAAACGGTTCACCGAGTGTTTCGGGCTTCCCGCCTATGCCGATATGGGGACCATGATGGACCGTCTCCGTCCGGAGGTTGTCTCTCTGTGTGTTCCCACATCATTACATTTATCCTCCTTCCGGCAGATCGTTCATTTCAGCCCCCGGGCGGTCCTGTGCGAGAAACCCATGACCGGCACGGTGTCCGAGGCAAAGGAGATGCTTCGACTGGCCGAAGAAAACAGATGTTCCCTCCTGGTGAACTACATCCGACGCTTTGAACCCGGCGTACTGGCCCTGCGGGAGACCCTCCAACGAGGAGATGTTGGAAAAATCGAAAAGGGGGTTTGCTGGTACAGCAAAGGGATCCTGAACAACGGGTCCCATTATATCGACTTGTGCCGTTATCTCCTGGGTGGCGTTACGGATCTGTTTGTCGAGGAAAATACTTGGAACATTCAGGATTCGGACCCTGAGCCGGATGTTCGAATCTGTTTCGAACAGGCGCCTGTCTACTTCCTTGCCGCCCGGGAGGAGTGCTTCTCCGTGGGGAGGCTGGAACTGATGGGAACGGCCGGGCAAGTCCTCTATGATGATTTCGGCGAAACAATCCGTATCCGAAAGTCCAGTGCTGATGCCCTCTTCGCCGGCTACCGTGTGTTGAGCCGCGAATGCATTGAGATTGCTACGGATATGTCGCGATACCAGTGGCATGTGATCGATCATCTCTATCGGCACCTGGAGGCAGGCGAGCCGTTTCCGTCCGACGGCCGATCAGCGCTGAAAACCCTCGCTGTCATCGAAGAGATCAGGAAATTATGCAAGGAGTCCAATCCATGAGCCAGCTTGCCTTGATGGGGGGGGACCGGACCATCACCAAGCCTTTTTCCCGCTACAATACAATCGGGCCGGAAGAATCGTCCACGGTTCAGGAAGTCCTGAAAAGCGGCGTCCTGTCGCGCTTCCTGGGCTGTTGGGATCCGGATTTCTTCGGTGGCGAGCAGGTGCAGGCCCTGGAAGTGGAATGGGCGGCTTATTTTTCCGTGGGATACGCCGTGACGGTGAACTCCAACACGTCAGGCCTCATCGCGGCCGTCGGCGCCATCGGGATCGAGCCGGGCGACGAGGTGATCGTCAGCCCCTGGACTATGAGCGCCTCTGCAACATCCATCCTCATCTGGAACGGGATACCGGTCTTTGCCGACATTGAGGGAGAGACCTTCAACCTGGATCCGCTTTCGATAGAAAGGAACATCACACCCAGGACCAGGGCGATCATGCTGCCGGACATTTTCGGTCATGCGGCCGATTTGGATGCGATCATGGACCTGGCGGAGAAACACAGCTTGAAAGTCATCGAGGACGCCGCGCAGGTCCCGGGGGCCGTCTACCGGGGCCGCTATGCAGGCACGATCGGCCATATCGGTGTCTACAGCCTGAATTACCACAAGCACGTGCATACGGGCGAAGGGGGAGTGTGCGTTACCAACGATCCCGTCCTGGCGGAGCGCCTGCAGTTGATCCGGAACCATGCGGAGGCCGTCGTGGAGGACAAGGGGGTGACGGACCTGACCAACATGATCGGCTTCAATTTCCGCATGACCGAGATCGAGGCCGCCATCGGCCGGGAACAACTGAAGAAGCTCCCGGCCCTGGTGGGGCAGCGGATTGCCGCGGCAGACCGGTTGACTGCTGGAATCCGCGATCTGAAAGGCATCCGGGTACCCGTCGTCAAGGCCGGCTGCACCCATGTTTACTACGTCTATCCGCTCGTCTACTCGGAAAGAGAGACTGGCATCCCGCGAAAGACAATCCTGGCGGCGCTCCAAGCTGAAGGTGTTCCCATTGGAGGCGGGTACCAGAATCTGCATCTGCAGCCGCTTTATCAAAAACGGGTAGCTTACGGCAAAGGGGGATTCCCCTGGACGGCCGAATTCTACAAGGGAAATGTCTCTTACGGGAAGGGGATATGCCCGGTGGCGGAAGCTCTCCAGGACAATTCGTTCATTTCGATCGGCCTCTGTTCATACACATTCACGGATCAGGAGGTTGATTCCGTGGTCCGTGCCTTTCGCAAGGTCTGGGATCATCTTGACGAGTTGAGGAACGTATAGCGAATGGCGGTTGACTTCCTGATCTTTGTGGAAGATCCCGGTCCGGCCCATTACATTGCGCCTTTTCCTGCAGCGCTGGCCGCGAGAGGCCGGAGGACAGTCGTTCTGGCATCGGGCTTGGCCAGGGATGTCCTGGAAAAACGCAAGGTTGATTTCGTGCCGGCAAGGGAAAATGAATCTGCGGAGAATCTGATCCTGGAAATGCAGCCCCGTGTCCTTCTGACGGGAACATCGGAGAATCCTGACACCCTGGGCCTCCGGCTCATCGATGCAGCGAGGCGGGCGGAAATCCCGTCAGCGGCATTCGTGGATGCAGCCATGAATGCTTCGTACAGATTCCGGCAAAGAAGCACGGATGCACTGGCCTCAGCACCGGATTGGATCCTGGTCCCGGACGTGTGGACGCGGGATGAATTTGTGCGGATCGGTGCCCGGGCCGACAGGGTGATCGTATGCGGTCATCCGCATTACGACCATGTTCTTAATCTGTTCAGAACATGGACGGATAATGACCGGGAGGAATTGAGAAAGAAGCTTTTGCCGGGGTTGACGAAGGGCAGGCAAGTCTTGATCTTCCTGAGTGAGGGATCCGAAAGCGTTCCGCTCCTCCAACCCGTCCCGCTGGATGAATTTGTTATGCGCGGCAGGGGGCTGCGGAAGGGCCGGACGGAGATCATCATGGAGGAGTTTCTCGATGCGGCAGGGACGCTGCCGCAGAGGCCCTACCTCGTTCTGCGCCTGCATCCCAAGGATCATGGCGATGACTTCAAGGAATATGGCGATGAGTTTGACTGCATCGACCAGACATCACCACCTCTGGAACTGGTCTACTGTGCCGATCTCGTGGTGGGGATGACGTCCATGCTTCTGTTGGAGGCAGCCTTGCTGGGGAGACGTACCCTGTCGATTGTCCCGCGGGAACTGGAAAAAGAATGGCTCCCGACCATTCGGCAGGGGATTACCCCGTGTGTCACGAACCGCGCCGATCTGGCCGTGACGTTGAAGGGACTCGTTCAAAAAAGTGGTGTCGTGGAGCACCGTCCCTTCATTGCAGAAGGTGCCCTGACGCACCTCCTCGAATTCATGGAAAGAGTCTGCAACCATGGCTGAGGGACCGATTCTTGAGACAGGCCGTCTACGTATCGTTCCTTTTGGAGAGGCATATCTGACCTCCCGCTATGTCGGTTGGCTCAACGACCCCGAGGTGGTGCGTTTCAGTGAGCAGCGGCACCACAAACACTCGCTCGCGTCATGTCGGGAATACTGGCAGTCCTTTTCCGGCACGCCCCATTATTTCTGGGCCATCGTTGTTTCCGCGGGGGTACGGGGGCACATCGGCAACATGAATGCCTATGTCGATGAGAAAAACCTTGTCGCCGACGTGGGCATCCTGATCGGGGAGAAAAAGGCCTGGAGCAAAGGTTACGGACTCGAGGCCTGGTCGGCCGTTTGCTGTTATCTCCTTGGCCCTGCCGGGATGCGCAAGGTAACGGCGGGGACCTTGGCTCTGAATGCTGCCATGCTTCGCCTGATGAAAAAATCGGGCATGGTCGAGGATGGTCGGCGGATCCGGCATTATCTGTTCGATTCCTGTGAAGTGGATGTAATCCATAGCGCCCTGTTTCGACAGGATCTCCAGATGTAGTCAGGCAATCTCTAATGAAGCATTTCCTAGAACGTATTCGACAGATCGTTAATTTCTTAAGAATCAACCCAAAGGAAGCCGCCTTCATCCGTCACAATGAAAAACTGTGGCAGGATCATCGGTCCAACCCCGAGGAGGGTGAGATCCTTCTGGAAGCGAACCCGATGGCCAGTTCCATCATCTCCTTCAGCTACCTGGCAAATGTCCTGGCCCGACGACATCGAGCCTCCATCACGGCTTTTCTGCTCAAGGAAAAGAACTCCAGGTCGTGGCTGACGGACAGGGGTCTTTTCAGGCTTTACCGTTCCTTCAATGCGGACCGGTTCGTGTACGTGCATCTCAGCTCGTCTCAGATGGAGGATCGGGACCGCCTTTTCGAGTCGCTGTATCCCATGCTAAAGACCAAACGTGACGTGGAGGATCTTCAGGCGGATGGTGTATGGTTTGGCGACCTGCTCTACGATTCTTATTTGATGGCCTGCCGAAAGCCCACGATCGATCTCGAAGATGAAGATTTCCGTCACGCCCTGCGCGATGCATTGGGATATCATGTGTTCTGGCGTGATTACCTGGCGACCGGTCGGGTAAAAGCGGTCATCCTCAGCCACTGCGTCTATTACGAGTATGCAGTACTCCTGCGGCACGCCGTTCAGCGGGACATCCCGGTCTATCAGAGCAACGCCAGCCACGTATACCACCTGAGCCGGGAGCGGTTATGGGCGTACGATGACTTCTACGACTACCCGGAGAGATTCGCCATGCTCTCAGCAGAGGAGCAGGAACGAGGCTTGTGGATGGCCGAGGAAAGGCTGCAGCGGCGGTTCTCCGGGGAAGTCGGTGTAGATATGCACTACTCCACCATGTCCGCATACACCAGGCCGAACGGCCAAAGGATTATCCCGGAGAGTCCCAGGATCAAGATTCTCATAGCCACCCACTGTTTTTTTGACAGCCCTCATCCATACGGGGTCAATCTCTTTCCTGATTTCTATGAATGGCTCGTGTTTCTAGGGAATATTTCGGAGCGAACGGATTATGACTGGTACATCAAGACGCACCCGGATTTTCTGCCTGGCAACAAGGAGATCCTTGGGGAATTGATCCGTCGTTACCCAAAGTTTACCCTTATTCCTTCGGACAGTTCCCATCTGCAGTTGATTCAGGAGGGGATCAATTTCGCCCTGACCGTATACGGGACCATAGGTTTTGAATATGCTGCCCTTGGGGTTCCTGTAATCCATGCCTCTCTCTGCAATCCTCAGATCCGTTACGGCTTTAATATTCACCCCCGCACGGTGCAGGAATACGAAAACATCCTTCTGAATCTACATGATCAGAAGCTCGATATCGACATTCGACAGGTCCTCGAATACTACTATATGGCTTTTCTTCATAACAGCGATGACTGGCTGTTTCCCGACTTCAGGAGATTCCTGCAGGAGGTCGGTGGTTATTACGGACAAATGGGTCCAGAGAGTTACCGGGCCTTCATGGAATCTTTTACTCCTGAGCGCCATAAGCGGATCTTCGAAGGTCTTGATGAATTCGTTTCATCGGGGGAATACCGGTTCCATTATTCGGGAAACGGAGAGCTCCAATGACGAAGTTCCAATACCTATCACCTGCATTCAGCAAACAATCGGAAGCGGAAAAGGCCTTCCTGGGAGAGATCGACGGTGCCACCGGGTTCAGTCTTTTTTGGTTCGATGCAGTCAAACCGCTGCTGGAGAGGACGGGGGCAAAATATCTTTTACAAATTGGTGCTTACAAGGGGGAGCACACCAGTCTGCTCCTGGAATACTGCCGGACCTGTGGAGGATTCCTAACAGTGGTCGAGCCTTTCGTTCTTCCCGAACTCGAGGAGATAATGGAAGGGGACGTCTGTGGTCGCCTTATTGCGAAGAAGAGTCATGAAGCCATTCCGGGGATCATGGATCCTATCGATGTCGTGCTTCTGAATGGAGACCTGAATTATCATTCCATGCGTGTCGACCTGCAGGACATTGCCGAGATGGCCGAACGAAAGGGAAGAGATTTCCCCACCCTCATCACCAAAAGTATGTCACGGCCCTATGCGCGACGGGACATGTATTATGATCCGGATGCCATCCCGCCGGAAGCACGGCATGAATATGGGCGGATAGGGATGAGTCCGTAGTCTCCAGGCCTGGAGGAGAACGCAATCAATGCGCCGTTCTTTAATGCCCGGCAGGAAGGAGGGCTACGAAACGGCGTGAGGACGGCGGTTGAGGATTTTATCAACACCTCCGGCGTTTCCCTTGAGCTGTTTACCCTCCCCATCAATCATGGAGGGGGGATCATTTACCATCCAGACTCTCCGGCGGCAGACTTCATAAGCCTGATGCTCCAACCTCCGCCCGCATTGCGTGGGCTTCTTGAAACCTGTGAGATTGCAAGGCTGAACGACATCATGCACCGTTTGAGACCGCAACAGAACGGAGAAACAGGCCGACTAACTGCAGGACGCCGCCTGTACAGGATCATACGGCGCGTCATCTTACGTATCTTGCCATCATGAAAAGAGAGAACCATGCATAAATGCCTCATCTGTCAAGAGCCTATTGAACCATTCATGTCGTTCGGACGGATGCCCATCGCCAATGGGTTTTTAAGGGAAAGCGAGTTTGACGACGAATACTTCTTCGATCTGCGGGTTGCCTTCTGTGGCGCCTGTAAAATGGTTCAGCTGGTCGAGCAACCTGCCAGGGAGATGATGTTCAACGAAAACTACGCCTTCTACTCCGGTACTTCGAGGAATATGGCCGTTCACTTTAATGAGTTTGCCTCTCACGTGAAGCGGGACTATCTCGGTGGCCAGGATCCCTTTGTGGTGGAGATCGGAAGCAACGACGGCATTATGATGCAACACTTCGCTCACTGGGAGATCCGGCATCTGGGCATCGAGCCGTCCGCGAACGTTGCCGATGTCGCGCGTCAGAAAGGCGTGAACACGACCTGCGCCTTCTTCGATGAAGAACAGGCCAGGCAGATCGTGAGCCGTTATGGTCAGGCCGACGCCTTCCTGGGGGCAAACGTGATGTGCCACATCCCCTACCTCCACTCGGTCATCCGGGGCATCGATATTCTCCTGAAACCCAGCGGAGTGGTTCTGTTCGAAGATCCCTATCTCGGCGATGTCATCGAGCAGACCTCCTATGATCAGATCTACGACGAGCACGTTTTCCTGTTCTCCGTCTCTTCCATAAGCCACCTTTTCGGTATGCACGGCATGGAAGTAGTCGACATCGAGCCTCAGGAAACCCATGGAGGATCGATGCGCTACGTCATCGCCCGTCGGGGGGCCAGACCGATTTCACCGACAGTGGAGGCCTGCCTGGCAAAGGAACGCGGCATGGGTCTTTGGGAGGCAGGTGTGTATGATCAGTTCCGTCGGAATTGTGAGCGTTCCAGAGACGAGTTGATAGGTCTCCTGTCCGGCATCCGGCGTGAGGGCAAGCGCATCGTCGGGTACGCAGCCACGTCAAAGAGCACGACGATCATCAACTATTGCGGCATCGGCCCCGATCTCATTGAATTTATCTCCGATACAACGCCCATCAAACAGGGAAAATTCAGCCCGGGAGCACACATCCCCGTGCGGCCATATGAGTCATTCATGGCCCATTACCCCGATTATGCCCTCCTGTTTGCCTACAATCATGCCCGGGAGATCATGGCGAAGGAGAAACCCTTCATTGAGTCCGGAGGGAAATGGATCGTTTACGTGCCACGGGTCACGGTGCTGGAATGATCCTCTGTAGCAATCCCCTGGCCCAGTACCATGCTTTCAAGGAAGGCATCGACGAAGCGATCGCCCGCGTCCTAAACGGAGGGCGGTATATCCTGGGCGAGGAAGTACGGGCTTTCGAGGAGGAGTTTGCAAGGTACGTGGGCGTTTCCCATGGAATCGGAGTAGGCAGTGGGACCGAAGCACTACACTTGGCACTTGCGTCCTGCGGC
The sequence above is drawn from the Syntrophaceae bacterium genome and encodes:
- a CDS encoding GNAT family N-acetyltransferase — encoded protein: MAEGPILETGRLRIVPFGEAYLTSRYVGWLNDPEVVRFSEQRHHKHSLASCREYWQSFSGTPHYFWAIVVSAGVRGHIGNMNAYVDEKNLVADVGILIGEKKAWSKGYGLEAWSAVCCYLLGPAGMRKVTAGTLALNAAMLRLMKKSGMVEDGRRIRHYLFDSCEVDVIHSALFRQDLQM
- a CDS encoding class I SAM-dependent methyltransferase produces the protein MIDKNCMQKEIFRCSEGDRYYQRNKHALEEALKSSDCDPIMRAISEVELHPKSILEIGCSSGWRLHALGEHYQAKCFGIDPSMRAIQDGMNLFPELSLQQATADEIPYTDQMFDLVILGFCLYLCDRKDLFKIACEVDRVLMNLGKLIILDFHPPFPYRNAYSHCPGLFSYKMNYAKLFTCNPAYYLIYQKIFASSPELINIPDERISVMMLNKDYDNAYPDFPYQRK
- a CDS encoding glycosyltransferase family protein → MLIEGKKIVATIEARMTSSRLPGKVLLPADGEPMLKHLVDRLRQVKSIHSIVLATTVNKADDCLEDFAKEQAIASFRGSEDDVMARVIDAADSVSADIVVEITGDCPVIDPLLVEQTIQMFLRNQCDFASNSFIRSYPDGMDTQVLSLKTLKHSAALTTDRLDREHVTLHICNHPELFRHVYLIASPDLHWPELGLTLDERKDYELLKKLIEHFGPSNPYFSCRDIIALLRSRPEWVAINREVLRKGAT
- the pseB gene encoding UDP-N-acetylglucosamine 4,6-dehydratase (inverting) → MLNDKTILITGGTGSFGCKCTEIILKRYRPKRLIIFSRDELKQYEMAQVFSEKNYPSIRYFLGDVRDQERLHRAFRGVDYVIHAAALKQVPAAEYNPFEAIKTNILGAQNIINVAIDQGVQRVIALSTDKAANPINLYGATKLCSDKLFIAGNAYVGHGQTIFSVVRYGNVAGSRGSVIPFFLQCRSKGLLPITDPRMTRFWITLEQGVDFVLSCLERMVGGELFVPKLPSMNIMTLAKAIAPDCPIEIIGIRPGEKVHEVMIPRDEAIRSIEFEHYYIIQPDFRFWSRRYNGQGGETLPEDFEYNSGTNAWQLSIEEMREIIERL
- a CDS encoding Gfo/Idh/MocA family oxidoreductase — translated: MRRFRAAVVGLGQIGQGYDYNLSDGRTVLTHARAYTCHEGYEFVAAVDTDASQRKRFTECFGLPAYADMGTMMDRLRPEVVSLCVPTSLHLSSFRQIVHFSPRAVLCEKPMTGTVSEAKEMLRLAEENRCSLLVNYIRRFEPGVLALRETLQRGDVGKIEKGVCWYSKGILNNGSHYIDLCRYLLGGVTDLFVEENTWNIQDSDPEPDVRICFEQAPVYFLAAREECFSVGRLELMGTAGQVLYDDFGETIRIRKSSADALFAGYRVLSRECIEIATDMSRYQWHVIDHLYRHLEAGEPFPSDGRSALKTLAVIEEIRKLCKESNP
- a CDS encoding DegT/DnrJ/EryC1/StrS family aminotransferase, coding for MSQLALMGGDRTITKPFSRYNTIGPEESSTVQEVLKSGVLSRFLGCWDPDFFGGEQVQALEVEWAAYFSVGYAVTVNSNTSGLIAAVGAIGIEPGDEVIVSPWTMSASATSILIWNGIPVFADIEGETFNLDPLSIERNITPRTRAIMLPDIFGHAADLDAIMDLAEKHSLKVIEDAAQVPGAVYRGRYAGTIGHIGVYSLNYHKHVHTGEGGVCVTNDPVLAERLQLIRNHAEAVVEDKGVTDLTNMIGFNFRMTEIEAAIGREQLKKLPALVGQRIAAADRLTAGIRDLKGIRVPVVKAGCTHVYYVYPLVYSERETGIPRKTILAALQAEGVPIGGGYQNLHLQPLYQKRVAYGKGGFPWTAEFYKGNVSYGKGICPVAEALQDNSFISIGLCSYTFTDQEVDSVVRAFRKVWDHLDELRNV
- the pseC gene encoding UDP-4-amino-4,6-dideoxy-N-acetyl-beta-L-altrosamine transaminase — translated: MIPYGRQCLDESDIKAVIEVLRSDWLTTGPKVAEFESSFARCAGVKHAVAVSSGTAALHAAMYALGIGPGDEVIVPAMTFAASANCVVFQGGTPVFADVDRETLLIDPGSVEERITPRTRAIVPVDYAGQPCDYDTLRDIAHRRGLQLVDDACHALGAAYKGRPVGSLTELSCFSFHPVKHITTGEGGMITTDDPELARRMRTFRNHGITTDHRERQNTGAWFYEMVDLGFNYRLTDFQCALGISQLSKLAGWIDRRRRIASRYDEALASVPGIRPLSVRPDVVHAYHLYVVRLMGDRDEVFRRLRERGIGVNVHYIPVHLHPYYRKHFGTGPGLCPVAEEAYGQILSLPLYPGMTAEDVERVIGDLKEVTGCCGT
- a CDS encoding class I SAM-dependent methyltransferase, with amino-acid sequence MHKCLICQEPIEPFMSFGRMPIANGFLRESEFDDEYFFDLRVAFCGACKMVQLVEQPAREMMFNENYAFYSGTSRNMAVHFNEFASHVKRDYLGGQDPFVVEIGSNDGIMMQHFAHWEIRHLGIEPSANVADVARQKGVNTTCAFFDEEQARQIVSRYGQADAFLGANVMCHIPYLHSVIRGIDILLKPSGVVLFEDPYLGDVIEQTSYDQIYDEHVFLFSVSSISHLFGMHGMEVVDIEPQETHGGSMRYVIARRGARPISPTVEACLAKERGMGLWEAGVYDQFRRNCERSRDELIGLLSGIRREGKRIVGYAATSKSTTIINYCGIGPDLIEFISDTTPIKQGKFSPGAHIPVRPYESFMAHYPDYALLFAYNHAREIMAKEKPFIESGGKWIVYVPRVTVLE